In the Bicyclus anynana chromosome 6, ilBicAnyn1.1, whole genome shotgun sequence genome, one interval contains:
- the LOC112052465 gene encoding muscle LIM protein 1 isoform X5, with protein sequence MPFKPADNPKCPKCGKSVYAAEERVAGGLKWHKMCFKCGLCQKLLDSTNCSEHEGELFCKVCHARKFGPKGYGFGGGAGCLSMDAGDHLKAEQN encoded by the exons ATGCCTTTCAAACCAGCAGACAACCCCAAGTGTCCGAAGTGCGGCAAGTCCGTATACGCGGCTGAAGAGCGTGTAGCCGGCGGACTCAAATGGCACAAGATGTGCTTTAAGTGTG GACTGTGCCAGAAGTTGCTGGACTCCACCAACTGCTCAGAACACGAAGGCGAACTCTTCTGCAAAGTATGTCACGCGCGTAAATTCGGACCAAAAGGCTACGGTTTCGGCGGCGGTGCTGGCTGCCTATCCATGGACGCCGGCGATCATCTAAAAGCTGAGCA GAATTGA
- the LOC112052465 gene encoding muscle LIM protein 1 isoform X3 — protein sequence MPFKPADNPKCPKCGKSVYAAEERVAGGLKWHKMCFKCGLCQKLLDSTNCSEHEGELFCKVCHARKFGPKGYGFGGGAGCLSMDAGDHLKAEQGVRTNGACLEPRVIAKAPPGEGCPRCGGYVYAAEQMLARGRGYHRRCFNCNTCHKPLDSTIHCDGPDKEIYCRVTLHLKPPGLR from the exons ATGCCTTTCAAACCAGCAGACAACCCCAAGTGTCCGAAGTGCGGCAAGTCCGTATACGCGGCTGAAGAGCGTGTAGCCGGCGGACTCAAATGGCACAAGATGTGCTTTAAGTGTG GACTGTGCCAGAAGTTGCTGGACTCCACCAACTGCTCAGAACACGAAGGCGAACTCTTCTGCAAAGTATGTCACGCGCGTAAATTCGGACCAAAAGGCTACGGTTTCGGCGGCGGTGCTGGCTGCCTATCCATGGACGCCGGCGATCATCTAAAAGCTGAGCA GGGCGTACGCACTAACGGAGCCTGCTTGGAGCCACGTGTGATAGCGAAGGCACCTCCGGGTGAAGGCTGTCCGCGTTGTGGCGGCTACGTGTACGCTGCTGAGCAGATGTTAGCTCGTGGACGG GGATATCACAGAAGATGCTTTAATTGCAATACTTGTCACAAACCGCTTGATTCCACGATACATTGCGATGGCCcagataaagaaatatattgtcgag
- the LOC112052465 gene encoding muscle LIM protein 1 isoform X4: protein MPFKPADNPKCPKCGKSVYAAEERVAGGLKWHKMCFKCGLCQKLLDSTNCSEHEGELFCKVCHARKFGPKGYGFGGGAGCLSMDAGDHLKAEQGVRTNGACLEPRVIAKAPPGEGCPRCGGYVYAAEQMLARGRYVMERSLGLKDMVMARAPEYCSLILTPMVTLHLKPPGLR from the exons ATGCCTTTCAAACCAGCAGACAACCCCAAGTGTCCGAAGTGCGGCAAGTCCGTATACGCGGCTGAAGAGCGTGTAGCCGGCGGACTCAAATGGCACAAGATGTGCTTTAAGTGTG GACTGTGCCAGAAGTTGCTGGACTCCACCAACTGCTCAGAACACGAAGGCGAACTCTTCTGCAAAGTATGTCACGCGCGTAAATTCGGACCAAAAGGCTACGGTTTCGGCGGCGGTGCTGGCTGCCTATCCATGGACGCCGGCGATCATCTAAAAGCTGAGCA GGGCGTACGCACTAACGGAGCCTGCTTGGAGCCACGTGTGATAGCGAAGGCACCTCCGGGTGAAGGCTGTCCGCGTTGTGGCGGCTACGTGTACGCTGCTGAGCAGATGTTAGCTCGTGGACGG TATGTTATGGAAAGAAGTTTGGGCCTAAAGGATATGGTTATGGCAAGGGCGCCGGAGTATTGCAGTCTGATACTTACACCAATGG